The segment catttgaacccaggaccttccgtctccaggcctggctctcaatccactgagccacccagctgctccccaatcCCTCCCTTTTAACAAAGAAGAGCCATTTAAGCAAAAAACGTGACTACATCTGACCAGAGATGCCTGTTTCTGCCCCATGATCCCCTATATCTCTACCAAGAAGTATGTGTTCTTTGAGATCAAGATTGTTAATTTGAAATCAAGAGTTGAGCTTCCTCTTCCTTTTGGGgatctttttcatttatatggCTTGATCTTCTGAGGactccactgtgccactcagaTCATAAACTCTTCCTATGATTCTCCGAACtcctcctacttgtcatttcCCGCTGCATAATAACCCATTACATCCAGATACCACATTTTGGCTAGCCATTCCTAAGTTGAGGAGCACCCTCTTAGCTTCTAGTTTTTTGCCTCTCCCAAACGAGTTGCCATGAACATTTGGGCAGATGGGGTACCTTCTTGTAGGGGAGTGCCCAGTATTGGGGTCACTGGGTCAACTGCAAGGAACATTTTAAACGCTTGTCTCCAATAATCCATTCCAGATggcttttcaaaatggttggcCCAATCCTCAGGTCTGCTCATTGAATATGGGTGTTGCTTGTCTTCTTCTAGCCCCTCCTACGTCAACTGGCcccattttttctcatctttgtcaatttgctgGGGGGGAGGTGAAATTTCAGTTGTTTGCATCCAGTCCCACCCAGCTGTGTATCATGTGCAAATTGGATAAGCAATCAAATTGGCCTCggtccaaatcattgataaaaatgccACACAGTGCCGTTCCCTAGGGCGTTCCCCTCCAGATCTCCGTTCAAGCTGACTCCTCTTGGGTTGGCATTGTTGAACCAGTTCCCTTCCCACCTAACTATGCAGGGCCTAGTCCaaatccctcctcctcctcattcccaAGTAAAGCCTAAGAGACTTTCTCTCGACCTCAGACTTATCTAGAATGTTCCCCTGGTTTCTCAGGAGAGGGGAGAAATCCTGTCAAAAGGGGGTGCAGTTGGGCTAACATGCCCAATTCTTTGGGAATAGATTCTGGGATTCTGCCCGTCCCCTCCAGCTCAGGAGCCTGCAGAGACATcatccttatctctttgggaagaTCAGGTCTCTGTGCCCTTCTCGAAGCCTTCTCTTGGCCACCGAGTTGGAGATCAGAGTattccctacactgatgaaatcctAGGAGCAGCCCTGCTTTCTCACAGCCTCCTTTTGGAGAGGGTCTAGTCTGCAGTCTCTCCTGAATAAATAGAAACCGCACCAAAAGAACAGCACGGTACCCGCCACTTAGTGATATTGACTGACTGTTTGCCAGGATCTTTCCAAGATCACTGAGATGGCttccgaggtcccttccagccctggtCTACAGTTCTTTGGCAAGTCGCCTtgaactctctgggcctcactttcctttgGGGGTAAAATAAGGAGGCTTGTGTACTAGATACTTTACGGCCCCTTTCGGCTCTAGAACTGTGATCCcatgtgttaccttgggcaagtcactttaagctccctgggcctcagtttcctcagctgtaaaataggtgATTTGGACTAGAACATCTCTGAGGTCCCCTCTGGCTCTCAGCCAATGAAGCTCAAAGAAATACATTGGGAAACCCACAAGGTGGGCAGCCCAACTTCCCCAAGAGGTTTTTTGCTCTCTTGATCAGGTCACCCTATGCCCACTGGGTATTGTTTAGGTCTGCTCAGAGGGCCCTCAGGCAATGGGCTGGCTTCAAAGGAGATGGATTTAGGGATCCCTCCTCATGTGCCAGGGCTTAGACCTCTCTAGAGAAGAAGAAAGTTCTCATACAATATGACTTACTGCCATCACTTTGGGACCTGATTCCCAAATGAGGCGACAGGCATGACTTGGGTCtcaatcccagctctgctgcttTGCTACCTGTGATACTGGGCAGGATCTTGACCAAGGCAAGGCCATACAGATAGTGTGCATCAGAGCCCGAATTCGAATCCAAGTCTTTGAACTCCAAAGTCAGTCTAACTCtggatctatgattctgtgacctaCCAGCTCCCCTGGCACTTGCCCTTTTTTGTTCTCCTGGGCACAGCTCCGGTCTGACTGGTAGTGTGCTGGCCAACCAACCATTTAGCAACCTTATGCAGGACACACTTTTCAACTTATTCTCCATTATGAACATTTTCCCCATCGCTCTCTTAAGTCCAGACACTCAACAAAACAGCAAATCAAGGCCCAATTTGTAGCAGTTGTTGCTTATCCAAAGCATGAATACTCAGGCCGAACATCTGAGCTGCTTCTGGCTGGTTCCGCAAGCTGGTTCCAGAACATCCCTACCCGAGAGCCTCCCTCATGGGGTGATTCAGCTCTCCAGGTCTCCCCTGCCTCACTGCTCAGAGCTCAGgtgccctcctctcccctctgtcCAGGTGGTACAGCGGACACACTATCAAGGTATGAGATGCCTCTTCCGGGTGAGTTTCTTTCCCAAAGACCCTGTGGAGCTGTTACGCCAAGATCCTGCTGCCTTCGAGTACCTGTATATCCAGGTAAGGGAAGCAGGCCAAAGACTTGGCAAGGGGGTGGCCAAAGGCCCATGCAGAgggtggacacacacacacacacacacacacacacacacagacacagacacagacacagaggcGGGCGGGTGGCCCAACAGAAGAAATCAAGTGAGCACCCTCTTGGGGCTTTGTAGTGGGCCAACATCAGCCGCTTGAATCCAGGAGGCCCTGAGGGAGCTGCCAGTGCCCAGGCGGCTGggcagaagggaagaaaaatccCATCTAGCCCCCTGGGGGAAGGAAGTTGCCCTGCTCTCCATCTAGGCCATTTCTCTTGCCTCTGGCCCAAAGATACTGAGGGCCATTGGGATAGATCCCAGGGCACAGGGAGTGCTTTTGTGGATTGGGCCACTAGGTGGCGCTGCAGTTAGCTACAGTAACCATGGAAGGGACCTGAGCAGCAGGAGAGAGCTTGGAGGCCAAAGCATGCACTTTAGCTACCCAGATAAGATAAGAGAGCCTTTCTCTGGGAACTACATGGGCAAGGGGTGCCCAAATCTTAAAAGGCAACATTTATGAGAACCCCCCCAAAAGCCACAGAGGCCTTGACTGTTCTGCCTCGATTTTCTCGTTTCTACTACACTTTCATACTACTATTTGGACAAGCAGCCTTTGCATGACATTGGATGGGAAGGGTAGGCAGCATGGAATAGGCCTGGGTTGTTGAATGATTTCCACTGGAGGGAGAAGGGCCGGGCCTAATTTCCAGGCCTTCTTCACCTCTCTCCCAGAGCCGGAATGACGTTATCCGAGAACGCTTTGGAATGGACCCCAAGCCCGAGATGCTTTTAGGTCTCGCCGCCCTCCACATTTTCATCACCGTCTCTGCCGCGCGTCCCAGCCAGAAGTTCTCCCTCAAGAATGTGGAGTGAGTTGGTCCAGAGAGTCCTTCAGGGAGTTGCTGGGGTTTGTGGGGCTGTCTGAGCTAGGGCAGGGATTAGCCAAATAGCCCTCGTGAAAGTAGAGCTGCTCAAATTGGATAGCCTATTTTTAACATCAATCCATCCCCTCACCACCCCCCATCTAGAGACTTTgtagcaaaggaaaaaaacacagcAAAACAAGTGATATGATACATGGGACCTCATAGCCCCCACGTTTACAAAGAAGGGAGGCCGACGCCTTTTCCTCAATTCCTCTGCTAGGCCATTTCTTGGACGTTCAGATTAAGCAATGTTTAGTTGCTACTGTTTTGCCGTCTgttttttcctccattattttAATCATCCCTGGtcctgcttccttcctttctttctcatgaCTTTCCATATTCATTGTTCCtttggcacagtaatattccatgcAGCTACTGTAGgggtccctttccctctcccttggcGCCAAGCCAGCCACACTCCATCTCGGGGGCAGCATTCCCACCACATGGAGAAGCTGGGAGCCATCGACTACAACCCTTTCAGTGACATGGAGAACTGCCAGGCCTTCCCATTTGCCATCCGACCTGCTAAGGGACCCCTGGACCTTGCCATCCACCCTGCAGCTGAACTCCAATATGGGCCGTCTCCTCcaattagactgggagctcctcgagggcagatTGTCTTGGGTTttctctctgtatccccagcccttagcccAGCACTTGACACATGagtgtttttaataaatgctttttcattcattcatttgttcattcgttcactgcattcattcattcattgcattcatgtaccacaatttgttgcgCCATCTCCAGTAGGTATCATTTCTCTGAAATGGTGGATAATGTTGGATCCCAGCAGAGGTCCCCATACGTATCACACCATTTGCAGCGGTCAAGGACAAGGAGTGCAAGTGGCATGACTAGGTGACTTGGAAATAGAGGACTTCGCTGGCACGTCCTCCCCCTTCTTGGGGCTCGCCTGCAATCAGCAGCTCTTTATTGGCtccctctcttcatctctgtctcttgggCACTGGAGGGGCACAGATTTCTAGGCTCTTGCCCACGAAGAACTTCCACTTTGGGCAACATAGAGGTAGAGCGAGTGGGCCAGAAAGCACTTAATTAGGAGGTAAGCTTCCAGAGCTTAATTAGAACTCTGTCCATCACTGATTCACCATTGCCTCAGAGGAGACTGATAGACACTATCTAAGAAGCATTGGCTTGGgcgggggggggcagctgggtggctcagtggatggagagtcaggcctagagatgggaggtcctgggttcagctctgctctcagacactttctagctgggtgaccctggtcgagtcacttgacccccattgcctaaccctataCCGCTCTTAAGCCTTGGAGCCCATatatagtatcgattctaagacagaagttgagggttaaaaaagaagaggaggaggaagaagaagaagaagaagaaacactGACTTGgaagtcagagaatctgggttcaaatcccacctctaacatCAATAACCCACTCTGAGTCTCCAtttccccacttgtaaaatgagggagtcagtTTACTCAGCTTTCTACCACCAGGAggccttgagtaaatcacttcttAACATCACTTTGGTTTCTTTAGCTGTAGAAGCAGGCATAAGTGTGAAGTGCAGATTAGTGGCCAGCTGGCATGGGCGTCAGAAGACCTAGGCTAGGCCCGAGGCCCTCCTGCCACACTTGGCGGTGACCCTGGGCCACTCGCTCAATCTCAGTGTCCCGGGGCGCCTCTCGAAGGTTCTAAGATCCAGATTAGGTGTTGATCTGCATTGATAAAAGCAGCTGGTCTGCTGACTCTGGATGAAATCACAGGGCACAGCCCAGACAACAAGCCCAGCCCTTCCTCAGAGCCTCTCCCGAGGGGCCATTGTCAGGACTCGTGGAGGAAAGATGGCTGTGTCGTGTGCCCCGAGTGCCCTGGCCACACCGTCTCAGCCCCGTTATTACTAAACGTTAAGTAGCCAGCCAACAAGTGCTCCAGACACTCGGTGCTCTGGGCAGTGGCAGGAGAGGCTGGGGTCAGGGCTCCATGCCTCATCTCCTCCGCAGCCTGGCCCTGTGAGCTCTGCAGTGCCTTAGGACGTGCCTTCCTGAATACTAATCTCCCTCCTTGCCCTCTGGTTTCTCATCTCCATCCTACTCGTGGTCTCTCTCCTTCACCTCTCCTGGGGCTCACATCCCACCTCTGCTGCttttacctgtgtgatcttggtcaagtccctTCCACTGCCCGGGCCTCAGttacctcctctgtaaaattgaaggggttggaccagatgccTTCTGGTTTCCCTTTTAGGTCCAGAATGCTATTTGTCACCTTCCTCACAAGTCCTGTCCGTTCCCAGGGCTTCTGTTTTCTCAGCTGCCAAATGCAGggggatggactagatgacctctgaagaccctttcagctctaggggggccttctctccctccatctgtcTTCTTCTCTAACTCTCTACCCGcctcttgttttctctctctctctctctctctctctctctctttctctctgtatttgtctctcttctttttctgtctctcttcttctctctccctctgtctgtctctctgtttctcttttttctctccgtATCTCTGTNNNNNNNNNNNNNNNNNNNNNNNNNNNNNNNNNNNNNNNNNNNNNNNNNNNNNNNNNNNNNNNNNNNNNNNNNNNNNNNNNNNNNNNNNNNNNNNNNNNNNNNNNNNNNNNNNNNNNNNNNNNNNNNNNNNNNNNNNNNNNNNNNNNNNNNNNNNNNNNNNNNNNNNNNNNNNNNNNNNNNNNNNNNNNNNNNNNNNNNNNNNNNNNNNNNNNNNNNNNNNNNNNNNNNNNNNNNNNNNNNNNNNNNNNNNNNNNNNNNNNNNNNNNNNNNNNNNNNNNNNNNNNNNNNNNNNNNNNNNNNNNNNNNNNNNNNNNNNNNNNNNNNNNNNNNNNNNNNNNNNNNNNNNNNNNNNNNNNNNNNNNNNNNNNNNNNNNNNNNNNNNNNNNNNNNNNNNNNNNNNNNNNNNNNNNNNNNNNNNNNNNNNNNNNNNNNNNNNNNNNNNNNNNNNNNNNNNNNNNNNNNNNNNNNNNNNNNNNNNNNNNNNNNNNNNNNNNNNNNNctctgtctttgtctctctctctctctctctctctctctctctctctctctctctctctccctaccttggGGCACAGCTTGATAGGTAGGAGAGAAGAAATGACTCTATTAAAAAATGAACCAAATATCTGAGGAAAAATGAAGTCCATggatggtccttgccctcaaggagttaaaGCATTCTGTCTCCAGAAGGCCctaattaaaaagcaaatatttgcctggggaagggaagaagcccAGTGAGCCATCAGCCTGTACTAGGCCATCAGCATGGATTAATTGATCAGGCTTCACAAGCTCTCGCTGGCCATGGGGCCCATCCAAACAGCTGGCAGTCGGCTTGGCGACAGGTCTTTTTCTAGCTGAAATAGATTTTGGCTTGAAATGGGGGCCTGGAATGACTAAGTACCTCTGGGGCCCTTCTCTAAGCCAATAGGCAAGCCTGCAGCCAGGTGGATGAGCAAAGCCTGTCCCCCTTGGCCAGGGGGAGCAGAGCCAGGCAGCTGTTGCTCCTTTGGCCAGCCAGCCCTTCTGGGCTCCAGCTTCCAGGCCAGGGTGCGTGTGTGTAGGtgtcttccttctgtccttcctgcctttcttcctggcttctctggcccTCCCTCCCACCCGGACCCAGCACCGGGCACAGTGGTGGCCATGCTATATGCGCTCAATACTTGCTCAGTGGTTAATTACCAATCTCACACCCATTCCCCAAAGCTGGGGAGCCATAACTGAGCTCTGATGTAGGCAGAGAACTGCCAACCAGCAGGCCAGAGTTTCATTCAGAGCAATCATCTGTGCTCACCACCCTGGGTGCTAAAAGCCAGGCTTGGCAAGGTTTTTCCATCCGGGCATTCCCCAAGGCCTGCCACCCCCTCAGGCTCCAATCTCCTTAACAGGGCACCCTGAAGGGGCCTGGGAGTAGAAGGGGGCCTTTAAGAGAGCTGAGTCTGTCTCGGAGGCTTCTCTGAACCCTGGTGGGCAGAGGTAGCCACCTCAAGTGAGAAGGAGAGGGGTACTGGCGATGCCCCTCAGGCTCTGCTCTCTCCCCAGCTTGCCACCAGGAGGGAAGGGACTGCTCTACCCAAGAGAATAATCTCTGAGGAGCATCTCATTAACCTCTTACCATTTGCATTCCCAGAATAACTCGCATAACACAGGGCCTTGAATGAAGCAGGATGTTCGGAAAGGGCTGGCACAATCAATTTGTCAGTGAGCTACTGGGACCTAGCAGAACCTGGGAATGACGGCCTGAGAAGTCCTGGctgcagaaggaaggaaagggaatcgGTGGGAGGCACgatctttgagggcagaggcttTGGCCTTTGCTATGGTTGGGGTTACTGTACCCCCACACCTGCCCCCATGTGAACAGTCGGCACGAGACACGAGTGCCCCCAACAGAGACCTTCTGCTCCTGCCCCTTGGCTGCCTGCTACCAATCTACCAAAAGGTCAGAAATTCAGAGTGGGAAGGCTccaggggcagctcagtgggttgagagccagacccagggaatggaggtcctgggttccaatctggcttcagccacttcctagctgtgtgactctgggcaagtcactttaaccccactgcctagcccttattgctctagagggcagctgggtagctcagtgaattgagagccatgcTTAGAGaatggaggtcttgggttcaaatctgaccttagctacttcccagctgtgtgaccctgggcaagtcacttgacccccattgccatgtccttaacactcttctgctttggaaccaaatacatagtattgattccaagagagaaggtaagagtggGGGGAAAAGGCATCTGGCCCAACTCCCCAAAGCAGCCCCATCAATGGCACAAGTTGCTAAAAGCACTGGAGATGGTGTCGGAGGGTTTGAACCCTGGCTCTGCTACTTGTTCCTTCCCCTcccggggcctcagtttctccctttaGAAAACGAGATCAGATGGACTAGGGGCCTCTTGGGGCCTCTTCAGCTCTAAACCTACAGTACCAGGACCCTTTGTAGCAGGCAAGTCGCTTGTTTATACGGGGGGCCAGTGGAGGTTGCCACCCTCCGCCAGTCTCTCTTGCTCGCAGGGCCTGGCCCCTTGATGCAAGC is part of the Gracilinanus agilis isolate LMUSP501 chromosome X, AgileGrace, whole genome shotgun sequence genome and harbors:
- the LOC123253715 gene encoding FERM and PDZ domain-containing protein 3-like, whose protein sequence is MVCTCDFFGLRLLPDVMVTLQDRLSLRYIEHFALVLEYASPEQSHKFLLLQDKQPLAHVVQRTHYQGMRCLFRVSFFPKDPVELLRQDPAAFEYLYIQSRNDVIRERFGMDPKPEMLLGLAALHIFITVSAARPSQKFSLKNVDNIPCSYCRGPFPSPLAPSQPHSISGAAFPPHGEAGSHRLQPFQ